Proteins co-encoded in one Vibrio aquimaris genomic window:
- a CDS encoding YfbU family protein, whose translation MEMTNAQRLILSNQYQLMSQLDPENKAKYSRLRNIVERGYALHLRELDKNFGVLDEVECRKTIDVMEMFHAMQESYKGLTQEAQNKIEPRRLTFLGFDMATESEYVHYVRFLVSSEGAYPSFDQTHQFNAQMPMLDKYHRMLDVWRTCPRQYHLCDNEITRIINA comes from the coding sequence ATGGAAATGACCAACGCTCAGCGTTTGATTCTGTCAAACCAATATCAGCTGATGTCACAGCTAGACCCAGAAAACAAAGCAAAATATTCTCGGCTCAGGAATATAGTAGAGCGAGGCTATGCTCTTCATTTGCGTGAGCTAGACAAGAACTTCGGCGTCCTCGACGAAGTAGAATGTAGAAAAACTATCGATGTGATGGAAATGTTCCATGCGATGCAAGAGTCATACAAGGGGCTAACACAAGAAGCTCAAAACAAGATTGAGCCAAGACGGCTTACCTTCCTTGGTTTTGATATGGCTACCGAGTCTGAGTATGTACACTATGTTCGCTTTCTAGTTTCTTCAGAAGGTGCGTATCCAAGCTTTGATCAAACTCATCAATTTAACGCTCAAATGCCAATGTTAGACAAATATCATCGAATGTTGGATGTTTGGCGTACATGTCCACGCCAGTATCACTTGTGTGATAATGAAATTACACGAATAATAAATGCCTGA